The proteins below are encoded in one region of Winogradskyella helgolandensis:
- a CDS encoding PepSY domain-containing protein: MTLSIWRFSHLMLALVSSLFIVLASVTGTILAFEPISNQLESYQINEDTTLATTIESLTNSYDEIITISTDENDFVIASVITKEGDSETFYINPETGEKLGELIEKSTLFKFTTNLHRSLFLKSTGRFIVGLVSFFLILMAITGLVLIAKRQGGIRRFFSKIVNENFEQYYHVELGRWFLIPVIIVALTGVYLSLEKFSLLPESNITHTYPKDVSEDIDKIPFSDFEVFKSTLISEVKNLEFPFSDDVEDYFFITLKDRELLVNQFSGEIVSEQTYPLVHMLSQWSLFLHTGQGTILWSIVLALVGVVLLFFIYSGFAMTLKRQKSKVKIKNKFKKEDAEYIVLVGSETGSTFRFATLFHKALLAGGKKAYITELNQYTTYHKAKELIIFTATYGEGDAPINATKFEKLLGTIENSKLNYSVVGFGSLLYPEYCKYAEEVDNLLNAHSNFNRKLELIKINNQSFEAFKNWILKWNTVSNQNLIITQPTEKLNSKYTRTFKVVKRTELNIDDTFLLQLRPLKKIKFQSGDLLAFKPNEDEAAREYSIAKVEGDILLSIKKHDKGLCSTYFSTLNTADTITATISENKEFHLPTKTKDVILIANGTGIAPFLGMIHDNKKQKNIHLFWGGRTKTSLELYAGLLEEAKKQDKLYQLQTAFSQEQAEKIYVQDLLLQNEEFIAKHFQQNGVVMICGAIAMQSRVLEVLNNITTEQLNKPLSAFESNGQIKMDCY; encoded by the coding sequence ATGACCCTTTCTATTTGGAGATTTAGTCACCTTATGTTGGCTTTGGTGTCTTCTCTTTTTATTGTTTTAGCTTCCGTAACTGGTACTATTTTGGCTTTCGAGCCTATTTCTAATCAGTTGGAATCTTATCAAATTAATGAGGACACAACTTTAGCCACAACGATAGAAAGTTTAACTAATAGTTATGACGAAATTATTACCATCTCAACGGATGAAAATGATTTTGTCATAGCGTCGGTTATTACAAAGGAAGGTGATAGTGAAACCTTTTACATCAACCCAGAAACAGGGGAGAAGTTAGGTGAGCTTATTGAAAAATCAACACTTTTTAAGTTTACCACTAATTTACACCGTTCTTTATTTCTAAAATCTACAGGACGTTTTATTGTAGGTTTGGTATCCTTCTTTTTAATCTTAATGGCTATTACAGGTTTGGTATTAATAGCCAAAAGACAAGGCGGAATTCGTCGGTTTTTCTCTAAAATAGTTAACGAGAATTTTGAACAATATTATCATGTAGAATTAGGACGTTGGTTTCTAATTCCTGTGATCATTGTAGCCTTAACAGGTGTTTATTTATCATTAGAAAAGTTTTCCCTTTTACCAGAATCAAATATTACGCATACTTACCCTAAAGATGTATCTGAGGATATTGATAAAATACCATTTTCAGATTTCGAAGTTTTTAAGTCTACACTAATTTCTGAAGTTAAAAATTTAGAATTTCCTTTTTCTGATGATGTAGAAGATTACTTTTTTATCACATTAAAAGATAGAGAACTTTTAGTCAATCAGTTTTCTGGCGAAATTGTAAGCGAACAAACGTATCCTTTGGTTCATATGTTATCGCAATGGAGTTTGTTTCTGCATACAGGCCAAGGCACTATTTTATGGTCTATTGTTTTAGCATTGGTTGGTGTTGTCTTGTTATTCTTTATTTATTCTGGTTTTGCTATGACTTTAAAACGTCAGAAATCGAAAGTGAAAATTAAGAATAAATTTAAAAAAGAAGACGCAGAATATATTGTTCTAGTAGGTTCAGAAACAGGAAGTACATTTCGTTTTGCAACCTTATTTCACAAAGCTTTATTAGCGGGAGGAAAGAAAGCTTATATCACCGAATTAAATCAATATACAACATATCATAAAGCAAAAGAACTCATCATTTTTACAGCAACTTACGGAGAAGGAGATGCACCAATTAATGCGACTAAATTTGAAAAGTTATTGGGAACAATTGAAAATTCTAAGCTAAATTATTCAGTAGTAGGTTTTGGTTCTTTATTATATCCTGAATATTGCAAATACGCAGAAGAAGTAGATAATTTACTAAATGCACATTCAAATTTTAATCGAAAATTAGAATTAATAAAAATCAATAATCAATCTTTTGAAGCCTTTAAAAATTGGATTTTAAAATGGAATACCGTTTCTAATCAAAATCTAATTATCACACAACCGACAGAAAAATTAAATTCAAAATATACACGGACGTTTAAAGTGGTAAAACGAACGGAGTTAAATATAGATGATACTTTCTTGTTGCAGTTAAGGCCATTAAAGAAGATTAAATTTCAGTCGGGTGATTTACTAGCATTTAAGCCTAATGAAGATGAAGCTGCCAGAGAATATTCAATTGCCAAAGTAGAAGGAGATATTCTTTTGAGTATTAAAAAACATGACAAAGGACTGTGTTCTACCTATTTCAGCACACTAAATACCGCTGATACTATTACAGCAACGATAAGTGAAAATAAAGAATTTCATTTACCTACTAAAACAAAAGATGTCATTTTAATAGCCAACGGAACTGGTATTGCACCATTTCTTGGGATGATTCACGACAATAAAAAACAGAAAAATATACACTTGTTTTGGGGAGGACGAACCAAGACATCTTTAGAGTTGTATGCTGGTTTATTAGAAGAAGCAAAAAAGCAAGATAAACTATACCAATTGCAAACAGCATTTTCTCAAGAACAAGCAGAGAAAATTTACGTCCAAGATCTTTTACTTCAAAATGAAGAATTTATTGCAAAACATTTTCAGCAAAATGGAGTAGTCATGATTTGTGGGGCTATAGCCATGCAGAGTCGTGTTTTAGAAGTCTTAAATAATATTACCACAGAACAACTCAACAAACCATTAAGTGCGTTTGAAAGTAACGGGCAAATTAAAATGGATTGTTATTAA
- a CDS encoding DUF2271 domain-containing protein, with protein sequence MKNIKLIILVFTMAFGLVSFNTLSESSKYKCMIQMTNYTGEGAYIVISLLNPEGEYVETLNVIGDDDEWYNTIESWWDFYGKKRNDIDAITGATVSGGQRTINVIEIDDDKLDKGYKLRFESAVEDQEYYESDVELELTSESVKSKVEGKGFIRYIRMMPQ encoded by the coding sequence ATGAAGAATATAAAACTTATAATTTTAGTCTTTACTATGGCTTTTGGCTTGGTATCTTTTAATACCTTATCTGAATCTTCAAAGTATAAATGTATGATTCAAATGACGAATTATACAGGTGAAGGCGCCTATATTGTAATTTCATTATTAAACCCAGAAGGTGAATATGTAGAAACCCTTAATGTTATTGGAGATGATGACGAATGGTATAATACCATTGAGTCTTGGTGGGATTTTTACGGTAAAAAGCGAAACGATATCGATGCTATTACAGGAGCAACGGTAAGTGGAGGTCAGCGTACAATAAATGTCATTGAAATAGATGACGACAAATTAGACAAAGGTTATAAACTTCGTTTTGAATCTGCAGTTGAAGATCAAGAATATTACGAAAGTGATGTCGAATTAGAGTTAACTTCTGAAAGTGTGAAATCTAAAGTTGAAGGCAAAGGATTTATCCGTTACATACGTATGATGCCTCAATAA
- a CDS encoding ankyrin repeat domain-containing protein, giving the protein MKTIKTVVVLLLVILALPAFAQKKNENIFLNRDYWGTKPSVETVKAKIKEGNNPSESNGASFDAVVFATLQDTPLETIKFLLAQKGNDVNKLTHDGRTYIFWAAYQGNDELVNYLLKTGAKTDITDDKGNSIINFAASAGQQNTKVYDLILQKGLNLKTDLTPDGANALLLAAPSDKDFKLVSYFQSKGLNIKSVDKNGDGIFNYTTKTGHLEALKSLVKKGLIGTDQAFIFAANGARRSSNGIEVYEYLESIGLNPNTTNKEGVSPLHILASRSKDVKIIKYLLEKGLDVNQKDHKGNTPFINAASGNNLEVVKVLASGLKDINDTNRKGQTALSLAVAGNDVDVVAFLIANKAKTNLLDADGNNLGYYLIDSYSERNKKQFYSKKEFLNKSKVDLTTTQKNGNTWFHLAAEKNSLELLKIALEMKQDINAKNNEGNTALHLAALKAKDDSVLKFLLKNGAKKDIVTDFEESAYDLAKENELLAKNNVSVEFLK; this is encoded by the coding sequence ATGAAAACAATTAAGACCGTAGTAGTATTACTTCTTGTCATATTGGCATTACCTGCTTTTGCCCAGAAGAAGAATGAAAACATCTTTTTAAATCGTGATTATTGGGGAACAAAACCAAGTGTAGAAACGGTTAAAGCAAAGATAAAAGAAGGGAATAATCCTTCAGAATCAAACGGAGCTAGTTTTGATGCTGTTGTTTTTGCAACGTTACAAGACACGCCATTAGAAACCATTAAATTTCTTTTAGCTCAAAAAGGTAATGATGTAAACAAACTAACTCACGATGGTAGAACATACATTTTTTGGGCAGCATATCAAGGTAACGATGAATTAGTTAATTACCTTTTGAAAACAGGAGCTAAAACAGATATTACTGATGATAAAGGAAACTCTATCATTAATTTTGCAGCTTCAGCAGGGCAACAAAACACTAAGGTTTATGACCTTATTTTACAGAAAGGATTAAACTTAAAAACAGATTTAACACCAGATGGTGCAAATGCTTTACTATTAGCAGCACCAAGCGATAAAGATTTTAAGCTTGTATCTTATTTTCAATCTAAAGGATTAAATATTAAAAGTGTTGATAAAAATGGAGACGGAATATTTAATTATACGACGAAAACCGGTCATTTAGAAGCTTTAAAATCTCTTGTTAAAAAAGGATTAATAGGTACAGATCAGGCTTTTATTTTTGCAGCTAATGGTGCAAGAAGATCATCTAATGGAATAGAGGTTTATGAGTATTTAGAAAGTATTGGTTTAAATCCAAATACAACAAATAAAGAAGGAGTATCACCATTACATATCTTAGCGTCAAGAAGTAAGGATGTAAAAATAATTAAGTATTTACTTGAAAAAGGATTAGATGTTAACCAAAAAGATCACAAAGGAAATACACCTTTTATTAATGCCGCTTCAGGTAATAATTTAGAAGTTGTAAAGGTATTGGCTTCAGGTTTAAAAGATATAAACGATACTAATAGAAAAGGGCAAACGGCTTTAAGTTTGGCTGTGGCTGGCAACGATGTAGATGTTGTGGCATTCTTAATTGCAAATAAAGCTAAAACAAATTTGTTAGATGCAGACGGAAATAATTTAGGCTACTACCTTATTGATTCTTATTCAGAAAGAAACAAAAAGCAATTTTACAGTAAAAAAGAGTTTTTGAATAAGAGTAAAGTAGATTTAACTACTACTCAAAAAAATGGAAACACATGGTTTCATTTAGCTGCCGAAAAAAATAGTTTGGAGTTGTTAAAAATAGCATTAGAGATGAAACAAGATATCAATGCTAAAAATAATGAAGGCAATACAGCATTGCATTTAGCGGCTCTAAAAGCTAAAGATGACAGTGTTTTAAAATTTCTATTAAAAAATGGTGCTAAGAAAGATATTGTAACAGATTTCGAAGAATCTGCTTACGACTTAGCTAAAGAGAACGAGTTGTTAGCTAAGAATAACGTTTCAGTTGAATTTTTAAAGTAA
- a CDS encoding DUF6607 family protein, protein MKKFVPVLSIILAFSLSVNAQEKKTQDKEAIKEMCGCFEVTFNFTETFNYSNDSLYRPSETKVDKGLEYALAIEDEDNKISIQHLLQVGRPDDPMIIKHWRQDWLFQNQDFYMYNGDNNWRYEKKSKDDVKGQWTQKVFQVDDSPRYEGSGTWVHVDGKNYWENTTTAPLPRREYTKRSDYNITLRGNRHEITNFGWVHDQDNEKVVRVAGSEDVILAKEKGYNTYKRVDESRCQASIDWWKTQERKWKLVRSKWDDVYGRDKDLTLEEKVDNKVLFKYLLDDEITAEKEINSIIESFVK, encoded by the coding sequence ATGAAGAAATTCGTTCCAGTATTATCTATTATTCTTGCATTCTCTTTAAGTGTTAATGCTCAAGAGAAGAAAACACAAGACAAAGAAGCCATTAAAGAAATGTGCGGTTGTTTTGAAGTCACGTTTAATTTTACAGAGACTTTTAATTACAGTAATGATTCTCTTTATAGACCTTCTGAAACTAAGGTAGATAAAGGGTTAGAATATGCATTGGCTATTGAAGATGAGGATAATAAAATTTCTATTCAACACTTACTACAAGTAGGAAGACCAGATGATCCGATGATTATTAAACATTGGAGACAAGATTGGTTGTTTCAAAACCAAGACTTCTATATGTACAATGGTGATAATAATTGGAGATATGAAAAAAAATCTAAGGATGATGTAAAAGGACAATGGACACAGAAAGTATTTCAGGTCGATGACAGTCCACGTTACGAAGGTTCTGGAACTTGGGTTCATGTAGATGGAAAAAACTATTGGGAAAATACGACAACAGCACCATTACCAAGACGTGAATACACAAAACGTAGCGATTACAACATCACTTTAAGAGGTAACCGCCATGAAATTACTAACTTTGGCTGGGTACATGACCAAGACAATGAAAAAGTAGTACGTGTAGCAGGTTCTGAAGATGTAATTTTGGCTAAAGAAAAAGGCTATAACACCTATAAAAGAGTTGATGAAAGCAGATGTCAGGCTTCAATAGATTGGTGGAAAACACAAGAAAGAAAATGGAAATTGGTGAGATCTAAATGGGATGATGTATATGGAAGAGATAAAGACCTAACATTAGAAGAAAAAGTGGATAATAAAGTGTTATTTAAATACTTATTAGATGATGAAATCACTGCAGAAAAAGAAATTAATAGTATTATTGAATCTTTTGTAAAATAA
- a CDS encoding TonB-dependent receptor plug domain-containing protein, which translates to MSLIKNKNLIYFLLFLSSILGAQGKEKDSITTEKLKEVVVVGESNVMSVSKKLFTVSTIKRADIDNVAGSNLADILFNSLNITVNPDASSGRSTVSLFGLDGQYVKILIDGIPIVSDNGLGNNIDISQINIDDIERVEIVEGSMGVLYGDNAVAGVINIITKRGLKEEGWQLQVSLQEETVGNEFEFFDEGRHIQNFRATNQVNEKLSYSFGVSRNDFAGYYNGYKGQNYVNIQDNIVVNDSLRGTEWNPKEQITASANANLDLGKHNVFYKLQYFNEDLDIYNHNVNGRYQNGTLNPTALDENYKTDRWVNNINVSGPLKGATKYNFSLSYQNQKRNYKEFVYNIFEQQTQSVETDALSQSSEVWYSKAFVNNIVSQSRFFDLQLGYEFTNQSGFDANASGAYSNNVVENTITNYEVFGIAEFQPSKKLAINPGARFTHSSQFDNHLIWSLSSNYNFSEKLKLKAVVGSAYRAPNFEELFFYFVDANHNVQGNEDLQPEDGVSVFVNLKDNFKITKEGYLNTNFNFFHIYLKDAISSITTEDNDGRTLFTQDNIDYSSRLGFTLDNSFIYKNWNVGLGGTYLGVKNDIQEYEYNDSDYLWSFNLQTSLAYQLPNWNTTVSAQLKYTGETEGLFSDSDGNTFTGVTESFTWLNASIRTKITPHIEATLGARNIFDVVNINSTTSAGSHTGSTSTSRLIGNGRSYFLKLLYNLNF; encoded by the coding sequence ATGAGTCTAATTAAAAATAAAAATCTAATTTATTTTTTGCTTTTTTTAAGTTCCATCTTAGGAGCTCAAGGAAAAGAAAAGGACAGTATTACAACTGAAAAATTAAAGGAAGTCGTTGTCGTTGGCGAAAGTAACGTCATGTCTGTAAGTAAAAAGCTATTTACAGTAAGCACTATTAAGAGGGCTGATATTGATAACGTGGCAGGCTCTAATTTAGCAGACATCTTATTTAACAGCTTAAATATTACGGTAAACCCAGATGCTTCTTCTGGTCGCTCAACAGTTAGCTTATTTGGTCTCGATGGACAATATGTAAAAATTCTAATCGATGGCATTCCTATAGTAAGCGATAATGGTCTAGGAAATAATATAGATATCTCTCAAATAAATATTGATGATATTGAACGTGTAGAAATCGTAGAAGGTTCTATGGGAGTATTATATGGAGATAATGCTGTTGCTGGTGTAATAAATATAATAACGAAACGAGGTTTAAAAGAAGAAGGTTGGCAATTACAAGTGTCCTTACAAGAGGAAACTGTAGGAAATGAATTTGAATTTTTTGATGAAGGCAGACATATTCAAAATTTTAGAGCTACGAATCAAGTCAATGAAAAATTATCATACTCCTTTGGTGTATCTCGAAATGATTTTGCAGGTTATTATAATGGATATAAAGGTCAAAATTATGTGAATATTCAAGATAACATTGTTGTAAATGATAGTTTACGTGGTACAGAATGGAATCCTAAAGAACAAATTACAGCATCTGCAAATGCTAATTTAGACTTAGGTAAACACAATGTATTTTATAAATTACAATACTTTAATGAGGATTTAGACATATATAATCATAATGTAAACGGAAGATATCAAAACGGAACCCTTAACCCAACAGCATTAGATGAGAATTACAAAACAGATAGATGGGTAAATAATATAAATGTTTCAGGTCCTTTAAAAGGGGCAACTAAATATAATTTTTCGTTGTCGTATCAAAATCAAAAACGAAACTATAAAGAATTTGTTTACAACATATTTGAACAACAAACACAATCTGTAGAAACGGATGCGTTAAGCCAATCTAGTGAGGTTTGGTACTCTAAAGCTTTTGTAAATAACATTGTATCACAATCCCGTTTTTTTGATTTACAATTGGGTTATGAGTTTACGAATCAATCTGGTTTTGATGCTAATGCTTCTGGCGCTTATTCTAATAATGTGGTAGAAAATACCATCACTAACTACGAAGTATTTGGTATAGCTGAATTTCAACCTTCTAAAAAACTAGCCATAAATCCAGGGGCGAGATTTACGCATAGTTCTCAATTTGATAATCATTTAATATGGTCTTTATCTTCTAATTATAACTTTTCAGAAAAATTAAAATTAAAAGCTGTAGTAGGCTCAGCCTATAGGGCACCTAATTTTGAAGAACTTTTCTTCTATTTTGTAGATGCGAATCACAACGTACAAGGAAACGAAGATTTACAACCTGAAGATGGAGTTTCTGTTTTTGTTAATTTAAAAGACAACTTCAAAATTACTAAAGAAGGGTATTTAAATACCAACTTCAACTTTTTTCATATCTATTTAAAAGACGCTATTTCTAGTATTACCACTGAAGATAATGATGGAAGAACATTATTTACACAAGATAACATAGATTATAGCTCAAGATTAGGGTTTACCTTAGATAATAGTTTTATCTACAAAAACTGGAATGTTGGTCTTGGAGGTACTTATCTCGGAGTTAAAAATGACATCCAAGAATATGAATATAATGACTCTGATTATTTGTGGAGTTTTAATCTTCAAACGTCTTTGGCTTACCAACTACCAAACTGGAATACTACTGTTTCTGCCCAATTGAAATACACAGGTGAAACCGAAGGTCTTTTTAGTGACAGTGATGGTAATACTTTTACTGGCGTAACAGAATCTTTTACTTGGTTAAACGCTTCCATCCGAACTAAAATCACACCTCATATCGAGGCCACACTTGGAGCTAGAAACATATTTGATGTTGTAAATATAAACTCTACTACTTCTGCTGGAAGTCATACGGGTTCAACATCAACATCGCGACTTATCGGTAACGGCCGATCCTATTTTTTAAAACTATTATATAACTTAAATTTTTAA
- a CDS encoding HmuY family protein, translating into MTNKFLTLILFIGAALFIGCSSDDNGTITPVTPPSTGGIIDPEVGGFNQANRVYVDLSTGTQISSRRDSWEIAVYNGSQNRVYLNSTLLVSAVELEGITDITTVTETTTLTSPVTLNALDQTFTSTTVTVSTVAELMQGLPVGYYQYGDLDAGISFTDSKEGELAGTAFDEISTTDSDNNVYIVNLGNTIPTENNGTINTTGDSRGFMKVRVLTTGNSYTIQYAQLSNTTDYSEITVTKDNSYNITAVSLTDGQIVSVEPEADHWDIDFGGVFSYYGLQGTIAAGLTYSDYTLHNTLSGVGLYQITIEDDATPNYTNFTLTDINEANFIYNDRAVVGSGWRSVDYMTGETSVREDRYYVVKDTDDNYYKLRFTAVESETGERGYPQFQYELLED; encoded by the coding sequence ATGACAAACAAATTTTTAACATTAATATTATTTATAGGTGCTGCTCTTTTTATAGGTTGCAGCAGTGATGATAATGGAACTATAACACCAGTTACACCTCCTTCTACAGGTGGAATTATAGACCCTGAAGTTGGAGGGTTTAATCAGGCTAATCGCGTGTACGTCGATTTAAGTACTGGTACTCAAATTTCATCTCGTCGCGACTCTTGGGAAATAGCTGTATATAACGGTTCTCAAAATAGAGTATATCTTAACAGCACCTTATTAGTTTCTGCAGTAGAACTAGAAGGTATTACAGATATCACTACAGTTACAGAAACAACAACGTTAACATCTCCTGTAACTTTAAACGCGCTAGACCAAACTTTTACGTCAACCACAGTGACGGTTTCTACAGTTGCTGAGTTAATGCAAGGACTACCTGTGGGTTATTATCAATACGGAGATTTAGATGCTGGTATTTCTTTTACCGATAGTAAAGAAGGTGAATTAGCCGGTACTGCATTTGATGAAATTTCTACTACGGATAGTGATAATAACGTATACATTGTAAATTTAGGTAACACCATTCCTACTGAAAATAATGGTACTATAAACACCACGGGAGACTCTAGGGGTTTTATGAAAGTTAGAGTTTTAACAACTGGAAATAGTTACACTATTCAATATGCACAACTAAGCAACACTACTGATTATTCTGAAATCACTGTAACAAAAGATAACAGCTACAACATTACCGCGGTAAGTTTAACGGATGGGCAAATTGTTAGTGTAGAACCAGAAGCTGATCATTGGGATATTGATTTTGGTGGTGTCTTTTCTTATTACGGTTTGCAAGGAACTATAGCTGCAGGATTAACATACTCCGATTATACATTACACAATACACTTAGTGGTGTTGGTTTATATCAAATAACTATTGAAGATGATGCAACTCCAAACTATACTAATTTTACCTTAACAGATATAAATGAAGCTAATTTCATATATAACGATCGTGCTGTAGTTGGTAGCGGTTGGAGAAGTGTAGATTATATGACAGGTGAAACATCCGTAAGAGAAGATCGTTACTACGTTGTAAAAGACACTGATGATAACTATTATAAGTTAAGATTTACGGCAGTTGAAAGTGAAACAGGCGAAAGAGGTTACCCTCAATTTCAATATGAATTGCTAGAAGATTAA
- a CDS encoding beta/alpha barrel domain-containing protein yields MNKAVKIIECPRDAMQGIKDFIPTEKKVQYIQSLLRVGFDTIDFGSFVSAKAIPQMVDTAEVLAQLDLSKTESKLLAIIANTRGAVDASVHSEIDYLGFPFSISENFQMRNTHKTIAQSVVTLSEILEVADKSSKQVVVYISMGFGNPYGDPWNVDIVGEWTERLSKMGVKILSLSDTIGSSDPENINYLFSNLIPEYLNIEFGAHLHTTPTSWFEKIDAAYKAGCRRFDGAIQGFGGCPMATDDLTGNMPTEKMFSYFTQKKAHDLNAMSFESAYNEATKIFSVYH; encoded by the coding sequence ATGAATAAAGCCGTTAAAATAATAGAGTGTCCTAGAGATGCTATGCAAGGCATCAAGGATTTTATTCCTACAGAAAAGAAGGTGCAATACATTCAGTCATTGCTACGTGTAGGTTTTGATACTATTGATTTTGGTAGTTTTGTGTCAGCTAAAGCGATTCCGCAAATGGTTGATACCGCTGAAGTTCTAGCGCAATTAGACCTAAGTAAAACTGAAAGTAAATTGCTCGCAATTATAGCAAATACACGAGGAGCAGTTGATGCTTCGGTGCATTCTGAAATTGATTATTTAGGATTTCCATTTTCAATTTCTGAAAACTTTCAGATGCGTAATACACATAAAACAATAGCTCAATCTGTGGTTACATTGTCTGAAATTTTAGAAGTCGCAGACAAAAGCAGTAAGCAAGTTGTGGTTTACATTTCTATGGGCTTTGGTAATCCGTATGGAGATCCGTGGAATGTGGATATTGTTGGTGAGTGGACAGAACGTTTATCTAAAATGGGAGTTAAAATTTTATCATTAAGTGATACTATTGGAAGTTCAGATCCAGAGAATATTAACTATTTATTTTCAAATTTAATTCCCGAATATTTAAATATAGAATTTGGTGCACATTTACATACCACACCAACATCTTGGTTCGAAAAAATTGACGCCGCTTATAAAGCCGGTTGCCGACGTTTTGATGGTGCTATTCAAGGTTTTGGAGGTTGTCCAATGGCTACGGACGACCTAACAGGTAATATGCCTACTGAAAAAATGTTCTCCTATTTCACACAAAAAAAAGCTCATGACTTAAATGCCATGAGCTTTGAGAGTGCTTATAATGAAGCGACTAAGATATTTTCAGTGTATCATTAA
- a CDS encoding LysE family translocator: MNYDILISFALATSALAISPGPDNIYVLVQSISNGKSYGLATVCGLITGCIIHTTLLAFGVSAIIAANENLFFGIKLLGSIYLLYLAYKVFKSASQLDLDSNIAPKKSLKQLFVQGFFMNVLNPKVTIFFLAFFPGFLFSDSMSTVIQFYILGGIFMLVSFVIFSSIALLAGQIKTYTLKHKNSGLVLKWLQIVVFVGIAVFILI; this comes from the coding sequence TTGAATTACGATATTCTCATATCATTCGCATTAGCGACATCTGCATTAGCCATTTCGCCAGGACCAGATAATATTTATGTTTTAGTACAAAGTATTTCGAACGGAAAATCTTATGGTTTAGCTACAGTTTGCGGATTAATTACAGGTTGTATTATTCATACCACATTACTTGCGTTTGGTGTTTCTGCGATAATAGCAGCCAATGAAAACTTATTCTTTGGTATTAAACTTTTAGGATCAATTTACTTATTGTATTTAGCATATAAAGTTTTTAAGTCTGCTAGTCAGCTAGATTTAGATTCCAATATTGCACCCAAAAAAAGCCTGAAGCAATTATTCGTACAAGGTTTTTTTATGAATGTGCTTAATCCCAAAGTGACTATTTTCTTTTTAGCTTTTTTTCCTGGGTTTTTGTTTAGCGATTCTATGAGTACCGTGATTCAGTTTTATATTTTGGGAGGTATTTTTATGTTGGTGTCTTTTGTGATTTTTTCATCAATTGCCTTGTTAGCAGGTCAAATTAAAACCTACACATTAAAACATAAAAATTCTGGATTAGTATTAAAATGGCTTCAGATTGTGGTATTTGTTGGGATTGCGGTATTTATTTTAATTTAA
- a CDS encoding T9SS type A sorting domain-containing protein has product MKKTTLAFLSFFIIIFSNSFNAQSFASYDIEFTSTWNSNDHGPLPSNAHWSDLVGTNHNSSVTFIDIGGSASPGIKDVAELGDNVIFNTEVQTAINAGDAEQWLSVSFDDYAAISSASLVDVVMSIEYPLLTLTSMIAPSPDWMIAVSNLNLWDTNTNNWKETFTIDLYPYDAGTKEGYNYSGDNIATEPSGVITNVAGVEGYPFNSEKIGTLTITLIAISLSTDDFNKNEVIQLFPNPNNTAKVNITNSSLLNTVVFYDILGKKVKQIDNSDTKDNLTVDISDLNKGVYIVRLENTSGNTSNKRLIIN; this is encoded by the coding sequence ATGAAAAAAACTACACTCGCATTTCTTTCCTTTTTTATAATTATTTTTTCAAATAGTTTTAATGCTCAGTCTTTTGCAAGTTACGATATTGAATTTACGAGTACGTGGAATTCTAATGATCATGGTCCCTTACCGAGTAATGCACACTGGTCTGATTTAGTAGGCACTAATCATAACAGCAGTGTTACATTTATAGATATAGGTGGTTCAGCTTCGCCTGGTATTAAAGATGTTGCTGAGTTAGGAGATAATGTTATTTTTAATACAGAAGTGCAAACGGCAATAAATGCTGGTGATGCAGAACAATGGCTTTCTGTATCTTTTGATGATTATGCAGCCATATCATCTGCCAGCTTAGTGGACGTCGTTATGTCCATAGAGTATCCTTTGCTAACATTAACGTCTATGATTGCCCCAAGTCCAGATTGGATGATTGCTGTGAGTAATCTTAATTTATGGGATACCAATACAAACAATTGGAAAGAGACATTTACAATTGATTTATATCCTTATGATGCTGGAACAAAGGAAGGATATAATTATTCTGGAGACAATATAGCTACAGAGCCTAGTGGTGTTATTACCAATGTGGCAGGTGTAGAAGGCTACCCTTTTAATTCGGAAAAAATAGGAACTTTAACTATAACACTAATCGCTATCTCATTAAGTACGGATGATTTTAATAAAAATGAAGTGATTCAATTATTCCCTAATCCAAATAATACTGCTAAAGTGAATATCACCAATTCGAGTTTACTAAATACAGTTGTCTTTTATGATATCTTAGGAAAAAAAGTTAAGCAAATTGATAACTCCGATACCAAAGACAATCTTACTGTAGATATTTCAGATTTAAATAAAGGAGTTTACATTGTACGATTAGAAAATACTTCAGGAAATACAAGCAACAAAAGGCTTATAATTAATTAG